In a single window of the Heliangelus exortis chromosome 1, bHelExo1.hap1, whole genome shotgun sequence genome:
- the ING1 gene encoding inhibitor of growth protein 1 isoform X1: MKMLSPANGDQLHLVNYVEDYLDSIESMPFDLQRNVSLMREIDAKYQEILKDLDDYYEKFKRETDAVQKRRMLHCIQRALIRSQELGDEKIQIVSQMVELVENRTRQVDSHVELFETCQETNDTTGNSGKASQDKSKNETITQAEKPNNKRSRRQRNNENRENASNNHDHDDITSGTPKEKKAKTSKKKKRSKAKAEREASPPDLPIDPNEPTYCLCNQVSYGEMIGCDNDECPIEWFHFSCVGLNHKPKGKWYCPKCRGENEKTMDKALEKSKKERAYNR, translated from the exons ATGAAAATGTTGAGTCCTGCAAACGGAGACCAGCTTCACCTAGTGAACTATGTGGAGGATTATCTGGACTCCATCGAGTCTATGCCCTTCGATCTGCAGAGAAATGTCTCCTTGATGAGGGAAATTGACGCCAAATATCAAG AGATTCTGAAGGACCTGGATGACTACTATGAGAAGTTTAAACGAGAGACAGATGCAGTGCAGAAGAGGAGAATGTTGCACTGCATACAGAGAGCGCTGATTCGGAGTCAGGAACTGGGGGACGAGAAGATCCAAATCGTCAGTCAGATGGTGGAGCTCGTTGAGAACAGAACCAGGCAAGTGGACAGCCACGTGGAACTGTTTGAAACTTGTCAAGAGACTAATGATACCACTGGCAACAGTGGAAAAGCCAGCCAGGATAAGTCAAAGAATGAGACAATCACGCAGGCTGAGAAGCCCAACAATAAGAGATCGAGGCGGCAAAGAAATAACGAGAACCGAGAAAACGCTTCTAATAATCATGATCACGATGATATCACCTCAGGAACTccaaaggagaagaaagcaaaaacatccaagaagaagaaaagatcCAAGGCtaaagcagaaagggaagcTTCTCCCCCAGACCTTCCCATTGACCCCAACGAGCCAACATACTGCTTATGCAACCAAGTCTCCTATGGAGAAATGATAGGATGCGATAACGACGAGTGCCCCATTGAGTGGTTTCACTTTTCCTGCGTGGGACTCAATCATAAACCAAAGGGCAAATGGTACTGCCCCAAATGTAGAGGAGAAAACGAGAAAACTATGGACAAGGCATTGGAGAAGTCTAAAAAAGAAAGGGCCTACAACAGGTAG
- the ING1 gene encoding inhibitor of growth protein 1 isoform X2 has translation MAAPGTLPSPGRGTRGLQGSAREILKDLDDYYEKFKRETDAVQKRRMLHCIQRALIRSQELGDEKIQIVSQMVELVENRTRQVDSHVELFETCQETNDTTGNSGKASQDKSKNETITQAEKPNNKRSRRQRNNENRENASNNHDHDDITSGTPKEKKAKTSKKKKRSKAKAEREASPPDLPIDPNEPTYCLCNQVSYGEMIGCDNDECPIEWFHFSCVGLNHKPKGKWYCPKCRGENEKTMDKALEKSKKERAYNR, from the exons ATGGCGGCGCCTGGCACTCTCCCTTCCCCGGGCCGCGGAACACGCGGGTTGCAGGGCTCGGCGAGGG AGATTCTGAAGGACCTGGATGACTACTATGAGAAGTTTAAACGAGAGACAGATGCAGTGCAGAAGAGGAGAATGTTGCACTGCATACAGAGAGCGCTGATTCGGAGTCAGGAACTGGGGGACGAGAAGATCCAAATCGTCAGTCAGATGGTGGAGCTCGTTGAGAACAGAACCAGGCAAGTGGACAGCCACGTGGAACTGTTTGAAACTTGTCAAGAGACTAATGATACCACTGGCAACAGTGGAAAAGCCAGCCAGGATAAGTCAAAGAATGAGACAATCACGCAGGCTGAGAAGCCCAACAATAAGAGATCGAGGCGGCAAAGAAATAACGAGAACCGAGAAAACGCTTCTAATAATCATGATCACGATGATATCACCTCAGGAACTccaaaggagaagaaagcaaaaacatccaagaagaagaaaagatcCAAGGCtaaagcagaaagggaagcTTCTCCCCCAGACCTTCCCATTGACCCCAACGAGCCAACATACTGCTTATGCAACCAAGTCTCCTATGGAGAAATGATAGGATGCGATAACGACGAGTGCCCCATTGAGTGGTTTCACTTTTCCTGCGTGGGACTCAATCATAAACCAAAGGGCAAATGGTACTGCCCCAAATGTAGAGGAGAAAACGAGAAAACTATGGACAAGGCATTGGAGAAGTCTAAAAAAGAAAGGGCCTACAACAGGTAG
- the ING1 gene encoding inhibitor of growth protein 1 isoform X3 produces the protein MLHCIQRALIRSQELGDEKIQIVSQMVELVENRTRQVDSHVELFETCQETNDTTGNSGKASQDKSKNETITQAEKPNNKRSRRQRNNENRENASNNHDHDDITSGTPKEKKAKTSKKKKRSKAKAEREASPPDLPIDPNEPTYCLCNQVSYGEMIGCDNDECPIEWFHFSCVGLNHKPKGKWYCPKCRGENEKTMDKALEKSKKERAYNR, from the coding sequence ATGTTGCACTGCATACAGAGAGCGCTGATTCGGAGTCAGGAACTGGGGGACGAGAAGATCCAAATCGTCAGTCAGATGGTGGAGCTCGTTGAGAACAGAACCAGGCAAGTGGACAGCCACGTGGAACTGTTTGAAACTTGTCAAGAGACTAATGATACCACTGGCAACAGTGGAAAAGCCAGCCAGGATAAGTCAAAGAATGAGACAATCACGCAGGCTGAGAAGCCCAACAATAAGAGATCGAGGCGGCAAAGAAATAACGAGAACCGAGAAAACGCTTCTAATAATCATGATCACGATGATATCACCTCAGGAACTccaaaggagaagaaagcaaaaacatccaagaagaagaaaagatcCAAGGCtaaagcagaaagggaagcTTCTCCCCCAGACCTTCCCATTGACCCCAACGAGCCAACATACTGCTTATGCAACCAAGTCTCCTATGGAGAAATGATAGGATGCGATAACGACGAGTGCCCCATTGAGTGGTTTCACTTTTCCTGCGTGGGACTCAATCATAAACCAAAGGGCAAATGGTACTGCCCCAAATGTAGAGGAGAAAACGAGAAAACTATGGACAAGGCATTGGAGAAGTCTAAAAAAGAAAGGGCCTACAACAGGTAG